The following coding sequences lie in one Takifugu flavidus isolate HTHZ2018 chromosome 4, ASM371156v2, whole genome shotgun sequence genomic window:
- the mmel1 gene encoding membrane metallo-endopeptidase-like 1 translates to MGKSESQMDIMEKSNKPGKHRWTATEIGLFVLLMLVSCALAGLVVLYTSAAKERSNASSVSRSTAGQLLQSSLNPVCTTADCVTAAARLLQNMDTSVKPCDNFYQYACGGWLERHVIPETSSRHSVFDILRDKLEIVLKGVLETESEQDRDAIRKAKVLYSSCMNESLIEQRDSQPLLNLLESIGDWPAASEDWNTSAGEAWNLEDTLATLTARFHKKVLLDMYVWTDDRDSRRHIIYIDQPSLGMPSRDYYLNDGNYKKVREAYLQFMVSIAKITREDRNLTQDDERLWEEMTQVLELETDIANATSPAEERQDVTVLYNKMTIGELQNTFNFNGFNWTRYIQGVLSCVSIDVLLEEEVVVYSSPYLEKMNDVLPKHSVRTMQNYLMWQLIVDRVNNLSRRFKDARARYRKTLYGTTAEDAWWRECVRYVQSSMENAVGALYVRETFAGESKQMVSDLIRKIQKAYVETLEELRWMDGPSKEKAREKAMAIKEHIGYPDHILQERNQKLDQEYAHLNFSEEHYFENILENLRCEAHKSLKKLREPVDPDMWIIGAAVVNAFYSPNRNQIVFPAGILQPPFFSKHQHQALNFGGIGMVIGHEITHGFDDNGRNFDKDGNMLNWWSNYSAEHFKEQSQCMVQQYGNFNWKLAGGQNVSGISTLGENIADNGGVRQAYKAYLKWVETEGEEPRLPGLDMDHKQLFFLNFAQVWCGAYRPEYASQSIKTDSHSPLEYRVFGSLQNFEAFSEAFQCPKGSAMNPELKCRVW, encoded by the exons ATGGGCAAATCGGAAAGCCAGATGGATATCATGGAGAAATCTAATAAACCCGGAAAACATCGCTGGACGGCCACAGAAATCGGCCTGTTCGTGCTGCTGATGTTGGTCAGCTGCGCCCTGGCTGGCCTGGTTGTCCTCTACACCTCGGCAGCCAAAG AGCGGTCCAACGCATCCAGCGTGTCGAGGAGCACGGCAG GACAGCTGCTCCAGTCCAGCCTCAACCCCGTGTGCACCACTGCAGACTGTGTCACTGCAG CTGCTCGGCTCTTGCAGAACATGGATACATCTGTGAAGCCTTGTGATAATTTCTACCAGTACGCCTGTGGGGGATGGCTGGAACGGCACGTCATCCCAGAGACCAGCTCCCGCCACAGCGTCTTCGACATTCTGAGGGACAAACTGGAGATTGTCCTCAAAG GTGTTCTTGAGACGGAGAGTGAACAGGACAGGGATGCCATCAGGAAAGCCAAAGTCCTCTACAGCTCCTGCATGAACGAAA gtctcATAGAGCAGCGTGACTCCCAGCCCCTGCTGAACCTCCTCGAGAGCATCGGCGACTGGCCTGCAGCATCAGAAGACTGGAACACAAGCGCTG GGGAGGCGTGGAACCTCGAGGACACGCTGGCCACGCTTACGGCTCGCTTCCACAAAAAGGTCCTGCTGGACATGTACGTGTGGACCGACGACCGTGACTCTCGCCGTCACATCATCTAT ATTGATCAGCCCAGCCTTGGAATGCCATCAAGAGATTATTACTTAAATGATGGGAACTACAAAAAG GTTCGTGAGGCCTATCTGCAGTTCATGGTGTCTATTGCAAAGATAACCCGAGAGGACAGGAACTTGACCCAGGATGACGAGCGGCTTTGGGAGGAAATGACCCAAGTACTAGAGCTGGAGACAGACATTGCCAAT GCCACCTCGCCAGCAGAGGAGCGCCAGGACGTCACCGTTCTGTACAATAAGATGACAATTGGAGAGTTACAGAACACTTTCAACTTCAAT ggTTTTAACTGGACGCGGTATATTCAGGGTGTGCTGTCCTGCGTGTCCATTGAcgtcctgctggaggaggaggtggtggtgtaCAGCTCTCCGTACCTTGAGAAGATGAACGACGTTCTCCCCAAACACAGCGTCAG AACTATGCAGAACTACCTCATGTGGCAGCTCATTGTCGACAGGGTCAACAACTTGAGTCGGCGTTTCAAAGATGCCAGAGCCCGCTACAGGAAG ACTCTTTATGGAACCACGGCAGAGGATGCTTGGTGGCGGGAATGTGTCCGTTACGTCCAGAGCAGCATGGAGAATGCAGTTGGAGCTCTGTACGTGCGTGAAACCTTTGCTGGAGAGAGCAAACAAATG GTCAGTGACCTCATCAGGAAGATCCAGAAAGCATACGTGGAAACGTTGGAGGAGTTACGCTGGATGGATGGTCCATCAAAGGAGAAGGCCAGGGAGAAG GCCATGGCGATCAAAGAGCACATCGGTTACCCGGATCACATCCTGCAGGAACGAAACCAGAAGCTTGACCAGGAATACGCACAT CTTAATTTCAGCGAGGAACACTACTTTGAAAACATCCTGGAGAACCTCAGGTGTGAAGCGCACAAGAGCCTGAAGAAACTCAGAGAACCGGTGGATCCAGACAT GTGGATCATCGGTGCCGCTGTGGTGAATGCCTTCTACTCACCCAACAGAAACCAGATAG TTTTTCCAGCAGGAATCCTGCAGCCGCCTTTCTTCAGCAAACATCAGCACCAGGCCCTCAACTTTGGGGGAATAGGAATGGTCATCGGCCACGAGATCACGCATGGCTTCGATGACAACG GGCGCAATTTTGACAAGGACGGCAACATGTTAAACTGGTGGAGCAATTACTCTGCTGAGCACTTTAAAGAGCAGTCCCAGTGCATGGTGCAGCAGTACGGCAACTTCAACTGGAAGCTTGCAGGAGGACAGAAC GTCAGCGGAATCAGCACTTTGGGGGAGAACATCGCCGACAACGGAGGCGTTCGTCAGGCCTATAAG GCTTATCTGAAGTGGGTGGAGACAGAAGGTGAGGAGCCTCGGCTGCCTGGGCTAGACATGGATCACAAGCAACTGTTCTTTCTTAATTTTGCCCAA GTGTGGTGCGGTGCTTATCGACCCGAATATGCCAGCCAGTCCATCAAGACTGACTCACACAGCCCATTAGAATACAG GGTGTTCGGGTCCCTCCAGAACTTTGAAGCTTTCTCAGAAGCTTTCCAGTGTCCAAAAGGCAGCGCGATGAACCCTGAGCTGAAGTGTCGCGTCTGGTAG